The segment ACACGGGCGGCCACACCTGGGTGCGACTTCATTCCGGCGCCCACCAGCGAGACCTTGGCAATATCGGTGTCGATATCGACTCCAGCGGCACCTATCTCGGAAGCAAGTTGCTCCGTGACCTCGAGAGCGGTCACCGACGTCGACCGGGGGACCGTGAAGCTGATATCGGTGGATCCATCGATGGACACGTTCTGCACGATCATGTCGACATTGACCTGATGGCCGGCCATCTGCTCGAAGAGCGTGGCGGCGATCCCCGGTCGATCCGGAACTCCGTGAACGGTGATCTTTGCTTCGGACGTGTCGTGAGCGATCCCGCTGATAATGGCTTCTTCCATGGTCTTCTCCTTCACCCACGTCCCAGGAGCGTCGTGGAACGACGACCTGACGTGGATCGGGATGTTGAAGCGACGTCCGAACTCCACCGACCTGGCCATGAGCACGCCTGCCCCGGCCGCGGCGAGTTCGAGCATCTCCTCGGTTGAGATTTCATTGAGTTTTCTAGCGTTGGGAACGATTCTGGGGTCGGCAGTGAAGACACCATCCACATCGGTACAGATTTCGCAGACGTCGGCGCCGAATGCTGCCGCCAGTGCCACTGCCGATGCGTCTGAACCACCGCGACCCAGGGTTGTCACCTCTTTGGTTCTGGGGGAGACACCCTGGAACCCGGCCACGATGACCACTTTGCCTTCATCGAGAGACTCCTGAACGCGGAATCCGCGAATCTCTTCGATCTTCGCCTCGCCGTGCGCTTCACTGGTCAAGATGCCGGCCTGTGAGCCCGTGAAGCTGACCGCCTCCAGGCCCTCCGCGTGGATCGCCATGGCCAGCAGAGCCATCGAGATGCGCTCGCCGGCGGTGAGCAGCATGTCCATCTCGCGAGCGGGTGGATTGGAACTCACCTGGTCGGCCAGCGCGATGAGATCATCCGTCGTCTTTCCCATCGCGGACACGACAACGAGCACCTGGTTCCCCTCGCGTCGCGTATCCGCAATGCGGTGAGCTACTCGTTTGAGGCGATCTGCGTCGGCTACCGACGTGCCTCCATACTTCTGGACTATCAAGGCCATCCGGCCACTCCTGGTTGATGTCAAACAACGAGTGTACCGGTGACTCCAACGTCTTCCGACGCGCCTATAGTTCCGGTCCGTGAGTCAGGACAAACGCAATCGCCAGAGAGAGAACCGTCAGAGGAAGCTCGAAGCAGAGCGGAAGGCGGCTCGTGCGAAGGCACTCCGCCGCCGCATCATCCAGGTCGTAGTCCTC is part of the Acidimicrobiia bacterium genome and harbors:
- a CDS encoding aspartate kinase, with translation MALIVQKYGGTSVADADRLKRVAHRIADTRREGNQVLVVVSAMGKTTDDLIALADQVSSNPPAREMDMLLTAGERISMALLAMAIHAEGLEAVSFTGSQAGILTSEAHGEAKIEEIRGFRVQESLDEGKVVIVAGFQGVSPRTKEVTTLGRGGSDASAVALAAAFGADVCEICTDVDGVFTADPRIVPNARKLNEISTEEMLELAAAGAGVLMARSVEFGRRFNIPIHVRSSFHDAPGTWVKEKTMEEAIISGIAHDTSEAKITVHGVPDRPGIAATLFEQMAGHQVNVDMIVQNVSIDGSTDISFTVPRSTSVTALEVTEQLASEIGAAGVDIDTDIAKVSLVGAGMKSHPGVAARVFRALSDSDINIEMISTSTIRISCVVRSDRVEDAVRSLHAAFEAELVGEEADV